A genomic window from Megalobrama amblycephala isolate DHTTF-2021 linkage group LG2, ASM1881202v1, whole genome shotgun sequence includes:
- the rfxank gene encoding DNA-binding protein RFXANK, which translates to MENRLDENHSTTLTNKQRGNEVTVRPATLDNLSIHQLAAHGEISQLEIHLSKDSSLLNTQDERGFTPLMWAAAFGEIMMVEFLLQKGADPRTLARERESALSLASAGGFADIVNILLQHDIDIDSYDWNGGTPLLYAVRGNHIKCVEALLRHGADITFEADSGYSPVALAVALGHKKVQKFLEDHILKLFRGPVSASENT; encoded by the exons ATGGAAAACAGACTTGACGAGAACCACTCGACTACTCTGACCAACAAACAGCGTGGAAATGAAGTCACAGTCCGACCGGCCACTTTAGATA ACCTCTCGATTCATCAGCTGGCAGCCCATGGAGAGATTTCACAGCTGGAGATACATTTATCCAAAG ACAGCTCTCTGCTTAACACTCAAGATGAGCGAGGTTTCACACCACTAATGTGGGCTGCCGCATTTGGAGAGATAATGATGGTGGAATTTCTCCTTCAGAAG GGAGCTGACCCAAGAACACTTGCTCGGGAGCGAGAAAGTGCCCTGTCTTTGGCCAGCGCAGGAGGATTTGCAGATATTGTTAATATTCTCCTACAACATGACATTGATATTGATTCCTATGACTGG AATGGTGGGACCCCTCTTCTGTACGCAGTTCGTGGTAATCACATAAAATGTGTTGAAGCTCTCCTAA GACATGGGGCAGATATCACATTTGAGGCAGACTCTGGATACAGTCCTGTTGCCCTTGCTGTTGCATTGGGCCACAAAAAAG TGCAAAAATTTCTCGAAGATCACATTTTGAAGCTGTTTCGGGGACCGGTTTCAGCGTCTGAGAACACATGA
- the LOC125252194 gene encoding nuclear receptor 2C2-associated protein, giving the protein MAESLICNNIQSRVSSVLNRDVKQFGKKFMFDSNEETCWNSDQGESQWVVLEFPQSVKVSELRLQFQGGFSGKSCKLEGSAKEEDLKHILDFYPEDNNCLQSFPIQDAPLVQRLKIVFENSADFFGRIIVYTLDILGEKVL; this is encoded by the exons ATGGCAGAGTCATTGATTTGTAACAACATACAAAGCAG GGTGAGTTCTGTACTGAACAGAGATGTCAAACAGTTCGGAAAGAAGTTCATGTTTGACTCCAATGAGGAGACGTGCTGGAATTCTGACCAG GGTGAATCCCAGTGGGTTGTCTTGGAGTTTCCACAGTCTGTGAAAGTATCAGAGCTCAGACTACAGTTCCAAGGAGGGTTTTCAGGAAAGTCTTGTAAATTAGAAG GTTCTGCCAAAGAAGAGgatctcaaacatattttaGACTTCTATCCAGAGGACAACAACTGTCTACAA AGTTTTCCCATTCAGGATGCCCCTTTGGTGCAGAGGCTGAAAATAGTGTTTGAAAACAGTGCTGACTTTTTTGGAAGAATAATTGTTTACACATTGGACATCCTGGGGGAAAAGgttttgtaa
- the borcs8 gene encoding BLOC-1-related complex subunit 8 isoform X1, with amino-acid sequence MEDQEMQLKVKRVTDKFTESMYVLANEPSIALYRLQEHVRRSLPELVQHKTDMQSWEEQSQGAIYTVEYACSAVKSMTNSSLYFKNIDGLLRQAISMKEQMSSLQGRSDVKPAINPNDTPTHTSVTPP; translated from the exons atggaggATCAAGAAATGCAGTTAAAAGTAAAAAGAG TGACTGATAAATTCACAGAAAGTATGTATGTGTTGGCCAATGAACCGTCTATAGCGCTTTATAGGCTACAAGAGCACGTCAGGAGATCCCTGCCAGAGCTCGTGCAACATAAG ACAGACATGCAGAGCTGGGAGGAGCAGAGTCAGGGAGCAATCTACACTGTTGAATATGCATGCAG CGCGGTTAAAAGCATGACAAATAGTAGCCTCTATTTCAAGAACATAGATGGTCTTCTGCGCCAAGCCATTTCAATGAAGGAACAGATGAGCAGCTTGCAAGGACGAAG TGATGTGAAACCTGCAATTAATCCAAATGATACACCCACACACACTTCAGTCACACCACCTTGA